The window AAACTGAAGGTCAAAGTCGAACATGTAAAGCTCACTTAAACAGAAATATGTAATCAAACCAAAATATTCAATAAACTTTCTAATCCGATAAACTCCgcttaaatcaaataaaaagataaaCTGAAAACTTCATTCTATTTTTCTGATGATGTTTTTGTTTGTGTAGATCTAAAAAAATGAACCAAACCTAAACAAAATAATAGAAATCCTTCCCTAAGAAGATTATTGAAgcatacaaataaaataaataaataaaagaatttgaGTTTTTTCACCGGATAAAACCGATAAAAAGCCCGGTCGGCTATGGAGTTTAAGGAGGCAGttctgagaaaaaaaaaaggagagtCTAGGAGTTTTGGATTCTAGAATTTTTGCTCAtaagaaattatttatattttacttcGAATTAACATCTAAACCTCTGAAATTATTATTCGCATATTTGGTggttaaatgataaatattattaaataaaaaatacagcTACCCTTGCTATTAAATTGTATGAAAATACAGTTCACGAATATACATTCTAATATATCCGTTAGACGttgtatttattatttcatccgtcttattttataattataatacctTAACTCAGAGTTCATGAATTTATTGAGcaaacttttataataatttaatttaatttaaattaaaatatcttattatctcatttatatatttataattaccaatattttcatatattttgacAATAAACACAAAATCAAAGAGCTTAAAAATTATACTCGTGTactagtataattttttttcaacctTTTAAAATACGCGCAAAGTAAtcgaaaaaaacaaaaatacgcGTAAAGTGACTGTGCTTGTAGTGCACGCGAAATTatccgtatatatatatatggcttggCCATCACGTATTTTTCATCTATaccaattctttttcttatcaaaccctagaaacaaaaaaaatcaaatcaaagctATTTATTGATAAGAGATAAGAGATTTATATCTTCTACAGAGATTTTCATCAGAGATTTGTTCTTCAGGTAAATCAATCTATCAATTTCAGATCCCAATTCTAGATTTCTAGGGCTTGTTTACGTCGGTTATTTCGTTATTCTCGAATTAGGGCATTATATTTGCTGCGATCTACTGTGAATtgaagattagggttttgatctATGCGACCTGGGTTTGTGATCGGTGCGGTTTCATGGAGCATTGTGATCTAATTAGATCCGAAATATAGGTTTTTGGTTTCCTAGGTTTTTCGTGGATTTTAGGGGTTAGTTTTTGCAAGTTGTATGTATTTTGATTTGGGGCAGCTTGATTTGTGATGATGATCGCTGTGATGGTGGCATATATAGAAAAataggattttgattttttggtttTTAGATTTTAGGATTTGCAATTGGtgtaaattttgatttggaaCAGCTTGATTCGTGGAGATGATTGCTTTGATGGTGATATAATTGGACAGTtatgattttgattattaatttttaagataGATTTTAGGGTTTTTGATTCGCGTTCGGTATCTTCGCTACAGTGAGCAAGATGGTGGACTCggaatttaataaattaggGTTTAGTATTGGTTTAttacaatggtggtgcagattgTCTAACTGGgtattattatgtgaatatgaTTTGTGTTTAGTATTATGGAAATCAAAGCAGCTACCAGAGTACCGGGCAAATCCTTGGTGTTTGATCGGGTGAAAGTTGGAGGGGGTGCAGCTAAGAATGGGGTTTGCAAATATTGGATGGCAGGGTGTTGTAGTCGAAGTGATTGTAGGTTCTTACATCCCAAAATACAAGTCCCAGGGAGTAAGAAATCATGGAAGAATCCGAATTACCATGTGCCTAAGACAGTTCAGATGATTGAGCAGAAAGATGTGTCGAGGAGACATGGGTCTGAATCTCAGGTTCAAAGTGTTAAAAAGCCTTTTCTTGTTGGGCAAAGTGCTCAGACGAGTGAAGTGAAAGATGTGACAAAGAGACCGAATAAAGAGCCTAAAAAACAGTTGTGCAAGTACTGGGTCACAGGGGACTGTGTTTATGGTGATAAATGCAAGAACTTGCATTCATGGTACTATGGAGATGGGTTTACCATGCTGGCTAAGTTAGAAGGGCATACTAAGGTATAAATTTAGTTTTTGTTATTTTCCGTCATTGTTGTCATGTGTTATGTTGATTTGCTTACTTATTCTGTTTTTGGATAGGCTGTTACGGGAATCACTCTTCCATCTTCTGACAAGCTATATTCAGTTAGCAAGGACAAATCTATGCGGGTTTGGAACTGCCATACTGGTCAGGTGTGTGTGCTTTTAATGTAAATGAGAAAAATATGTATGTTTGGTATTTTTTTAGGTATAGATGCATGGTTtgtttatcaaatatttttatgtcTGTTGAATGCAGTGTTGTGAAGTTGTCCACTTTAATGATGAATGTGGAAGTTTGATGTGTGACGGACCATGTATTTTTGTTGGATTGCCAAATGCTGTGaaggtatttttttttcttgtattattgtatataaaatatacttatagATGCACGGAGTAGCTCCTATCATACATAGTTAATAAGTAAATTTCGTTGCCTATACATAATCTCAACAACTTGTTATGTTGCAGGCTTGGAATCTCGAGTTTCAAGCTGAAGTTGCTCTTAATGGACCAGTGGTTGGTCAAGTTTATGCGATGGAGGTGGGAAACAGTATGTTTTTCGCTGGTACCCAGGTAATTTGTCTCTTAACATTGAGTTATTTTTAAGACTTTCATTCTATGGTATTGTGCTATCACAGCTGTTTGTGGTGTCGAAAATTACCTCTaaacttatatttatataatggtATTTAATTACAGGATGGAAACATAAACGTGTGGAAAACCGGTTCCTCTGAAGTGGCAACAACACTCAAGGGTCATACTGGTGCTGTGTTATCACTTATTGTTGGAGCCAACAGACTCTATTCTGGGTCCATGGATAAAACAATAAAGGTATGTCATTACTTTGTAAACCATATATTTCTTGGAAGGTATCTCATGTTTGGTTGATAGGTCAAAGTAATTGTTCTTCAGTTTTTTGTTTGCCAGTGTAGAGTGAGATTTAGGATCCTTGCATCTGTTCTTTATGTAAATTGACTCAGTTTTGAGACTAGCAGAGTGTAATCAGTTGTATTATGTTGCTTTGGGTTTTAAGATTTTGAGAGGGTCTCTAGAAACCACCTAATGAAACTAATATATGTGACTTGGCACATCATAGAAACCTGCTTGTGGTTGTAAACCTACAGTGATTGCTTGATTACTGCATCTGCTTCTTTCTAGAATCTTGTTTGTTGAtgtatgtatttaaattttaggtaATGCTCTAATTATTGTTATAAATTTACTAGGTGTGGGATCTCGATACTTTGAAGTGTTTGCAGACGCTACACGGGCATTCTGATGTTGTGATGTCTTTACTTTGCTGGGAGAACGTTCTTTTATCCGGCTCCTTGGATGGTCAAATTAAAGTTTGGGCTGCCAATGAAAGTGGAAGTTTGGAAGTTGTCCATGAATCTGATGAAGGACATGTTAGTGATTTAAAATCTTTGAGTACTAAACTTTATAATGAAATTTGTGTATGCTTGCCTGCACGTGCACTTTCACAATCAAAATATccatcttataaattatattatggtGCAACTATGCAGGGCATTCTTGGATTCTGTGGGATAACTGATGCAGAGGCCAAGCCAATTTTGCTGTGTTCTTGTAACGACAACTCTGTGCGTCTATATGAGTTGCCATCATTTACTGAAAGGGGCAGGATTTATGCCAAGGCGGAAGTAAGAACGGTACAAATAGGCACTGGAGGTCTCTTTTTCACCGGCGACGCCACGGGACAGCTGACTGTATGGAAACTGAATGAAAAATCAAGTGCAGATGTATCTTCTTAGTATCTCTTGTATTTATAAAGAGCTGCCTTCTAAAATTGTAGAAGCTGCTCAGCCTATTAATATTGTATACACTTTTGAACCCTTCATTAAGCtagatcaattttttttaattctttaaaAATCAGTTTGAGAAGttattttatttacaattgCTCTTCAGCTTCTGCATAAATATTGACAACTTTATGATGTAGTCttatattatttgtaattttcaaGTTGTATGTTAGTATTACAATATAGTGATGCAATTGAAGGTAAGCGAAAATAAACAAGGGACGCTAGAGTAGGAATAAACAAGAAGAGACTTGGATTAGCAAAAGCATAACACAACAAATCAACAAATTAAAAGTAATTGGGTCATTGATCTAGAATATTACAAGGAGGAAGTGTTTGAGCCAAAATACTACGGAACAAGTAGAGTACTAGTCAAAATACCATCGAGTTCtatattatcattttaatttattgcaAGCATGGTTCAAAAGAAGCCAGAAGTTTTTTACAataaagaattatttttaatttatatattcaataatctttttgatatttataacttcttagatttaaaaattattaataaataatgaaatatcATGAATTATTTCTATAGCGatcatctatattttttttatgtcaattgtttttaataataagttAGAAAGATACTCCTCCGTCCCAGCAAGTTGTTTACgctcactgtttgcacgcattttgaaactcctacaaaatatagttccataacgtttttctaatttattattattatttaaataaaatttctaacataaagaaaaaatattatgaaattatattttataaaaatctcaaaatacatACGAAATATAATGTAAAAAACgtgttgggacagagggagtacgattttcaattttttagattttaaactgACATCTAATTTTTTTCATGAAGAATATGCTTTGTAAAATAATCTTGAGATGAGAAAGAACCGATCTTATGAACCCAACAGAATTCATTAATCTAACCTAAAAAATTGTCCCCGACGTTTCCTTGTAGTTGAATGTGGGTAAAGAGAAATTTGGAAAGAAACAATCAAACTAGCTTTTGTTTTCCCTTTTTCCGTTGGAGGCATTAAAACATGGAAAAATCTGAGTCAAAGCGTATAAAATGAAAGGTTGAAGCAGCAGTAAAGTCTTATTTGGCAGTTGAGAGATTGAGTCTACAGACTTTACACTAAAGAAGCCTCGTCACGTAAAAATTATGGTGCCCCATTTAAAACCTATTTAGAAACCTCCCACAACCAAACCACGTCACCTCCCTCCTATATATTTCCCCTGCCTCTCCTCTGTTTTTCCCATCTCTATTTCCTTCAAACCAACAAAAACCTCCTACACatacaatctctctctctctctctctctctctctctctctctctctctctctctctccttctctcccctctcccccctctctctcagcCTAAACTTAaagtactctctctctctctctctctctctcccctctctctctcagccTAAACTTAaagtaatctctctctctctccctctcccccccctctctctcagcATAAACTTaaactactctctctctctctctctctcgtatattatatatacatgggTTCGCAATCATGGTTTATGATGGTGCTAGTGATGATGATGGTGGTGCAGTTGGGGAGTTGCAATCAGCTGAGCGGAAGATGTGAGGAGATATACGTAGTAGGAGAAGGAGAAACCCTACACAGCATAAGCGACAAGTGCCAGGATCCTTTTATTGTCGAACATAACCCTCAGATCGTTCAAGACTCCGATGTTTATCCGGGCCTCGTCATCAGGATCACCCCTCCTCCCATTTCTAGAAAATTGTTGTTCTAAATAATCTCTTGCTTGTACTAGATTATGTGTCTTTGTATACATAGACAAGGACTCGTCTAGGCTTTTTTTTGCTTTTCCTCGTGATATTAACAGCTGCCTCTTCTTGTAGGCCTGTATATAATACACATACACAGAAatcatatttttggttttttttattattgatgagTAGTACtccttccattttttttttcttttcctgtttgtgatgtcggtactgttcataacatgaaacaaattattaatttatatttaatctataaaactaaatatagtcataaGTGATCTTGTTGAATTCGTATCACGAGTATTTTAAtatggtgaaatttttatatttaatgttaaTACGAAATGAAAgttattaacgatcaaaagtgtgtgtttggcaaacgtgaaaaatacaaataagaaaagtatttagagacggagggaatcATAATACAATTTTAGTGAGTTATTGACTTGGAATGgtttttacttaattttgaCAATTTAGACTCTCTTATTCACCGTCACTGAGTAAATCAATTCAAAGACGTGCGAAATTTAGAATtcgatgtttaaattttattttgacataaatttaattatttcgtTTAAAAGGTGTTAATTTATCGAAACAAAAAAAGGCTCCTAATTTTTAC of the Daucus carota subsp. sativus chromosome 4, DH1 v3.0, whole genome shotgun sequence genome contains:
- the LOC108215625 gene encoding zinc finger CCCH domain-containing protein 48 → MEIKAATRVPGKSLVFDRVKVGGGAAKNGVCKYWMAGCCSRSDCRFLHPKIQVPGSKKSWKNPNYHVPKTVQMIEQKDVSRRHGSESQVQSVKKPFLVGQSAQTSEVKDVTKRPNKEPKKQLCKYWVTGDCVYGDKCKNLHSWYYGDGFTMLAKLEGHTKAVTGITLPSSDKLYSVSKDKSMRVWNCHTGQCCEVVHFNDECGSLMCDGPCIFVGLPNAVKAWNLEFQAEVALNGPVVGQVYAMEVGNSMFFAGTQDGNINVWKTGSSEVATTLKGHTGAVLSLIVGANRLYSGSMDKTIKVWDLDTLKCLQTLHGHSDVVMSLLCWENVLLSGSLDGQIKVWAANESGSLEVVHESDEGHGILGFCGITDAEAKPILLCSCNDNSVRLYELPSFTERGRIYAKAEVRTVQIGTGGLFFTGDATGQLTVWKLNEKSSADVSS